A genomic segment from uncultured Marinifilum sp. encodes:
- a CDS encoding DUF368 domain-containing protein, which translates to MSRKIKDYVIIALKGMGMGAADVVPGVSGGTIAFITGIYEELINTIKSVNLSSVKLLLQFKLKDFWKAINGNFILALISGILISFKSLATAIKYLLETHPILIWSFFFGLIVASAIVIAKKITEWKIRTIIAMIIGIGIAYMVTIITPAHAPTSYWFLFLSGALAICAMILPGISGAFILVLLGSYNHILDSLSNLKLDVIAVVAAGAGIGILSFSHFLSWLLRKYHNMTIGLLSGFMIGSLNKVWPWKETLSTFVDSHGIDKPLLQKNILPATFENIANQDSQVIGAVALAIAGFLLIWIMEKYSPDTTQNKA; encoded by the coding sequence ATGTCCAGAAAAATTAAAGATTATGTTATTATTGCCTTAAAAGGAATGGGCATGGGAGCTGCCGATGTTGTTCCGGGAGTTTCTGGTGGAACAATAGCTTTTATAACTGGTATTTACGAAGAATTAATTAATACCATAAAATCGGTTAACCTTAGCTCTGTTAAGCTACTTTTGCAATTTAAATTAAAAGATTTCTGGAAAGCAATAAACGGAAATTTTATTTTGGCATTAATTTCTGGTATCCTCATCAGTTTTAAATCATTAGCCACTGCAATTAAATATCTTTTAGAAACTCATCCGATATTAATATGGTCGTTTTTCTTTGGTTTAATTGTTGCCTCTGCAATTGTTATTGCTAAAAAAATAACAGAATGGAAAATAAGAACCATAATTGCCATGATAATTGGTATTGGCATAGCCTATATGGTTACAATTATTACTCCAGCGCATGCTCCAACTAGCTATTGGTTCCTGTTTTTATCGGGTGCACTGGCAATTTGCGCCATGATATTACCTGGAATCTCAGGTGCATTTATACTAGTTCTTTTAGGTTCCTACAATCATATTCTCGATTCCCTAAGCAATTTAAAACTCGATGTTATTGCTGTGGTTGCTGCCGGAGCAGGTATTGGAATCTTAAGCTTTTCGCATTTTCTTAGCTGGCTACTTAGAAAATACCATAACATGACCATTGGTTTATTATCTGGTTTTATGATTGGCTCGCTAAATAAAGTGTGGCCATGGAAAGAAACACTTAGCACTTTCGTAGATAGCCATGGAATAGATAAACCTTTACTTCAGAAAAACATTCTGCCTGCTACTTTCGAAAATATTGCCAATCAAGACTCGCAGGTAATCGGTGCTGTAGCACTTGCCATTGCAGGATTTTTGCTAATATGGATTATGGAAAAATATTCTCCCGACACTACTCAAAATAAAGCATAA
- a CDS encoding tetratricopeptide repeat protein — protein MIDNTENYLDGDALTLVSRFEEMIEAQKLYYFDVHEFESIIDHYIEKNKLSEAVKVSNIAGKQHPAAISLQIKKAQVLINRGQHLEALSILKKVQAIESSNKEIWLLKGNIYNLMGKHHNAKIQFDEALKKEHESREDLLFRIALAFEQLNQFDLAIGYLEEAIRINKEDSEVLFELAYCYEKTGLDEQSIETYESYLDLNPFSDNAWYNIGIIYNRLGNYEKAIEAYEFALAVNDQHSKAYFNKANAFANMGKFEDAIKHYIEYLEFEDDHASTYSYIGECFEKLSEYDQALNYYETAIKTNENIPEPWFGMGLILMYQDKIEESLVYLEKAKKLDIENPDYWFALGSAYTRSQSPQKAVQAFREAIDLDPYDPTYPVTLAEYYHQNDKLETAIDVLLESLGFTPDVPQILNNLAAYYMLTDNLNAAEHYIKKAIDIDSENIKEIFLQFPELENNIDFNNIIKLYS, from the coding sequence ATGATAGACAATACGGAAAACTATCTTGACGGAGATGCACTTACTCTTGTAAGTCGATTTGAGGAAATGATTGAAGCCCAAAAGCTTTATTATTTTGACGTACACGAATTCGAGAGCATAATCGATCATTACATAGAAAAAAATAAACTTTCCGAAGCGGTAAAGGTCTCTAATATCGCCGGCAAACAGCACCCTGCTGCAATTTCTTTACAAATAAAAAAAGCACAGGTTTTAATTAATCGCGGACAGCATTTAGAAGCACTTTCTATTCTTAAGAAAGTACAGGCTATTGAATCGTCGAATAAGGAAATTTGGTTGCTAAAAGGTAATATTTATAACCTTATGGGCAAACACCATAATGCAAAAATACAATTCGACGAAGCCCTTAAAAAAGAGCATGAAAGCCGCGAAGATCTGCTTTTTAGAATTGCATTAGCCTTCGAACAATTGAATCAGTTCGACCTTGCCATTGGTTATTTAGAAGAAGCAATTAGAATAAACAAAGAAGATTCGGAAGTTCTGTTTGAACTTGCCTATTGCTACGAAAAAACCGGACTCGATGAGCAAAGCATAGAAACCTATGAATCCTATCTGGATTTAAATCCTTTTTCGGATAATGCCTGGTATAATATTGGAATCATTTACAATCGCCTTGGAAATTATGAAAAAGCAATTGAAGCGTATGAATTTGCTTTAGCAGTAAATGATCAGCACAGTAAGGCTTATTTTAACAAAGCCAATGCTTTTGCAAACATGGGCAAGTTTGAAGATGCAATAAAACACTATATCGAATACCTCGAATTTGAAGATGATCATGCATCAACCTACTCCTATATTGGGGAATGTTTTGAGAAATTAAGTGAGTACGATCAGGCCCTTAATTATTACGAAACAGCCATTAAAACAAACGAAAATATTCCCGAGCCCTGGTTTGGAATGGGATTAATTCTAATGTATCAGGATAAAATTGAAGAATCACTGGTTTACCTTGAAAAAGCAAAAAAACTAGATATCGAGAATCCCGATTACTGGTTTGCTTTAGGCTCGGCATATACAAGATCTCAATCGCCTCAAAAAGCAGTGCAGGCATTTCGCGAAGCAATAGATTTAGATCCTTACGATCCAACATATCCAGTTACTCTTGCCGAATATTATCATCAGAACGATAAACTGGAAACCGCCATTGATGTACTTTTGGAAAGTCTAGGCTTTACTCCTGATGTTCCGCAAATTTTAAACAATCTGGCAGCCTATTATATGCTAACAGATAATTTAAATGCAGCCGAGCATTATATCAAAAAAGCCATTGATATCGATTCTGAGAATATTAAAGAAATATTTTTGCAATTTCCAGAACTGGAAAACAATATAGATTTCAATAATATTATCAAATTATACTCTTAA
- a CDS encoding DUF4301 family protein, whose product MFSEQDLSQFESKGISKETIEEQIRNFNNGFPKMKLKKPATIDQGITKIKDDELDVYEEVYDNHSKNLSLLKFVPASGAASRMFKYLYDFLNTYQDTEDEYLKFLCNKGPESMYNFFERLEDFAFYGDLRNICIEQDIDLDKMVEKNQFKQILSMLLNHKGLNYGNLPKGLLKFHRYKHYSRTSFEEHLVEALNYAKNENGEAKIHLTVSKDHKELFNNRFQKTKSTFEEKYKGNLKVDYSVQKSSTDTIAVDINNHPFRNEDGSILFRPGGHGALIENLNELDADVVFIKNIDNVVPDRLKETTYQFKKVLAGLLLEYQSITFNYLKILEEDKDISEEKLEEMSAFLEEKLCTIAPASLKKDNPEKLKKYLFDKFNRPMRVCGMVKNEGEPGGGPFWARNIDGSVSLQIVEGSQIDKSDVRQKNILEKATHFNPVDLICGIKDFKGNKFDLPKYIDKQTGFISEKSHNGTDLKAMELPGLWNGAMSDWNTIFVEVPIVTFNPVKTIFDLLRIEHRNL is encoded by the coding sequence ATGTTTTCAGAACAAGATCTATCTCAATTTGAATCGAAAGGAATTTCGAAGGAAACAATTGAAGAACAAATAAGGAACTTCAACAATGGTTTTCCTAAAATGAAACTAAAAAAACCCGCTACAATTGATCAGGGAATTACCAAGATAAAAGACGATGAGCTTGATGTATACGAAGAGGTATATGATAATCATTCTAAAAATCTGTCCTTATTAAAATTTGTACCTGCCTCAGGAGCAGCTTCGAGAATGTTTAAATATTTATACGATTTTTTAAATACCTATCAGGACACTGAGGATGAATATTTAAAATTTTTGTGTAATAAAGGTCCAGAAAGCATGTACAATTTCTTTGAGCGATTAGAGGATTTTGCTTTCTATGGAGATTTAAGGAATATATGCATTGAACAAGATATCGATTTGGATAAAATGGTAGAAAAAAACCAATTCAAGCAAATCTTATCAATGCTTCTGAACCACAAAGGCCTTAATTATGGAAATTTGCCTAAAGGACTTCTTAAATTCCATAGATACAAGCACTACTCGAGAACCTCTTTCGAGGAACATCTGGTTGAGGCCTTAAACTACGCAAAAAACGAAAATGGAGAAGCTAAGATTCACCTAACAGTTTCTAAAGACCACAAGGAACTATTTAATAATCGTTTTCAGAAAACAAAATCAACATTCGAAGAAAAATACAAGGGAAATTTAAAAGTTGATTATTCGGTTCAGAAATCATCTACCGATACCATTGCTGTGGATATTAACAACCATCCATTCCGCAACGAAGATGGTTCTATCTTATTTCGCCCGGGAGGACATGGTGCTCTTATTGAAAATCTGAACGAACTGGATGCCGATGTGGTATTTATCAAAAATATTGACAATGTTGTTCCTGACAGATTAAAAGAAACTACCTATCAGTTTAAAAAAGTATTGGCTGGATTACTTTTAGAATATCAATCAATTACTTTTAATTATCTTAAAATTTTAGAAGAAGACAAAGATATAAGTGAGGAAAAACTTGAAGAAATGTCGGCTTTCTTGGAAGAAAAACTTTGTACAATTGCTCCTGCAAGCTTAAAGAAAGATAATCCTGAAAAGCTGAAAAAGTATTTATTCGATAAATTTAACAGACCCATGCGTGTTTGCGGTATGGTAAAAAATGAAGGTGAACCTGGTGGTGGTCCTTTCTGGGCACGAAACATTGATGGTTCGGTATCTTTACAAATTGTAGAAGGTTCACAAATTGATAAATCGGATGTGAGACAAAAAAACATCTTAGAAAAAGCGACTCATTTTAATCCTGTTGACCTGATTTGTGGAATAAAAGATTTTAAAGGAAACAAATTTGATTTACCAAAATACATTGATAAGCAAACTGGATTTATATCAGAGAAATCGCATAATGGTACCGATCTAAAAGCCATGGAATTACCCGGATTATGGAATGGAGCCATGTCTGACTGGAATACAATTTTTGTAGAAGTACCAATTGTTACTTTTAATCCGGTAAAAACAATATTCGATTTGCTGAGAATAGAGCATAGAAACTTATAA
- a CDS encoding TIGR01212 family radical SAM protein (This family includes YhcC from E. coli K-12, an uncharacterized radical SAM protein.), with translation MTDIIYSWGHSRRYNDFPSYFKSRFTERIQKVSIDAGFTCPNRDGSKGVGGCTYCNNNSFNPTYCSPKKSITQQINEGVDFFKAKYKSQKYLAYFQAYSNTYGSIDLIKKLYEEALSHEKVIGLVIGTRPDCVSREVLDYLEHLAKDYYIGVEYGVESANDLALQAINRGHTYAEAEDTILNTAGRGIHIGAHLVNGLPFDSKEDMIAHAIRVSKLPVETLKLHQLQILNHTQMAKEYKQDPNKFYLFGYDEYLEFIVDVIERINPDIMLERFLNQAPPGWLIAPKWGGVKNFEFINQLDKKLKERETWQGRLFEK, from the coding sequence ATGACAGATATTATCTATTCCTGGGGACATAGCAGAAGATACAACGATTTTCCATCTTATTTTAAAAGCCGTTTTACCGAAAGAATTCAAAAGGTTTCTATCGATGCGGGTTTTACTTGCCCTAACCGCGATGGGAGCAAAGGAGTAGGTGGTTGTACTTATTGCAATAATAATAGTTTTAATCCAACTTATTGTAGTCCCAAAAAATCGATTACACAACAAATTAACGAAGGAGTAGATTTTTTTAAAGCAAAATATAAGAGTCAAAAATACCTGGCATATTTTCAGGCTTACTCTAATACTTATGGCTCTATCGATTTAATTAAAAAATTATACGAAGAAGCTCTGTCTCACGAAAAAGTAATTGGCCTTGTTATTGGCACCAGGCCCGATTGTGTTAGCAGGGAGGTCTTGGATTATTTGGAGCATTTAGCCAAAGATTATTATATAGGAGTTGAATATGGAGTTGAGTCGGCTAATGATTTGGCTTTGCAGGCTATTAACCGCGGACATACTTATGCTGAGGCCGAAGATACAATATTAAATACTGCAGGAAGAGGCATTCATATTGGTGCTCATTTGGTAAATGGATTGCCTTTTGATAGCAAAGAGGATATGATTGCTCATGCGATTCGGGTATCTAAATTGCCAGTTGAAACGTTAAAATTGCATCAGTTACAGATATTGAACCACACTCAAATGGCCAAAGAGTATAAACAGGATCCCAATAAATTTTACCTTTTCGGATATGATGAGTATTTGGAATTTATCGTTGATGTAATCGAGAGAATTAATCCGGATATAATGCTAGAGCGTTTTTTAAATCAAGCCCCTCCGGGTTGGTTAATTGCACCCAAATGGGGAGGTGTTAAAAATTTCGAATTTATAAATCAGTTGGATAAAAAATTAAAAGAAAGGGAAACCTGGCAAGGGAGACTCTTCGAAAAGTAA
- a CDS encoding tetratricopeptide repeat protein → MAHSFQKAFFFLLLTSFLFAFSGCNKNEKDIENEKGIELLKSHKYKQAAQHFSQIIKKDKNYLPAYFNRAVCYSFLNNNSIAIKDLSVVIEKQKLEEEAYFNRAILYENQKNYKKAIADYTQTLKINAGNFKAYHYRGICKYYNKDYKGAIADYNHAIKLGLNSSGVYYNKAVCLDCSKNFKEAIKFYTKAINIDKKLDRAYYARGIAKLKTGDKKNALKDIQKAEKMGYKGIDLEQFD, encoded by the coding sequence ATGGCACATTCATTTCAAAAAGCATTTTTCTTTCTACTTCTTACAAGTTTTTTATTTGCCTTTAGCGGATGTAATAAAAATGAAAAAGATATTGAAAATGAAAAGGGTATTGAATTGCTCAAAAGCCATAAGTACAAGCAAGCTGCTCAGCATTTTTCTCAAATTATAAAAAAGGATAAAAATTATCTTCCTGCTTATTTTAATCGCGCTGTATGCTACTCATTTTTAAATAATAACAGTATTGCCATTAAAGATTTAAGTGTTGTAATTGAGAAACAAAAATTAGAAGAAGAGGCTTACTTTAATCGAGCTATTTTATACGAGAATCAGAAAAATTATAAAAAAGCAATAGCAGATTATACGCAAACATTAAAAATAAATGCCGGGAACTTTAAAGCATATCATTACCGCGGAATTTGTAAGTACTATAATAAAGATTATAAGGGAGCAATTGCCGATTACAATCACGCCATTAAGCTTGGATTAAACTCGTCGGGAGTGTATTACAATAAAGCGGTTTGTTTAGATTGCTCGAAAAACTTTAAAGAGGCAATAAAATTCTATACCAAAGCAATTAATATAGATAAAAAGCTCGATCGTGCTTATTATGCCCGAGGAATTGCCAAACTAAAAACCGGAGATAAAAAAAATGCTCTAAAAGACATTCAGAAAGCCGAAAAAATGGGCTATAAAGGAATCGATCTAGAGCAATTCGACTAG
- a CDS encoding YgiQ family radical SAM protein, translating into MAKKNNTQYRQWLPTSAKEVKERAWDELDVILFSGDAYVDHPSFGTSVIGRILEKEGLKVAIVPQPNWRDDLRDFKKLGQPKLFFGISAGNMDSMVNHYTANRRLRHDDAYTPGGKHGFRPDKPTIVYSQILKKLFPDTPIIIGGIEASLRRLTHYDYWEDKLCPSILCDSNADLLVYGMGEKPLKEIVRLLKRGVPFYSLTNIPQTSFLINKDEKYASKKQWESLQINSHEDCLSDKKKFAANFRHIEEESNAMQAKKLIQNYKDQQIIVNPPYKVMTEKELDAVFDLPYTRLPHPRYKGKTIPSFDMIKFSVNLHRGCFGGCAFCTISAHQGKFIANRSEKSILKEVEQITKMDGFKGYLSDLGGPSANMYQMKGIDESICKNCKRPSCVHPNVCANLNTDHKPLLDIYRKADKVPGIKKSFIGSGVRYDLMMHKTKNESINKSNKEYAIELIKNHVSGRLKVAPEHTSDEVLNVMRKPSFKLFYELKNLFDSINKKEGMNQQLIPYFISSHPGSHAADMADLAIKTKELDFKLEQVQDFTPTPMTVATVIYYSGYHPYTLKKVYTAKSKKEKLSQRKFLFWYKREYREAIKNELTMMGKKDMINKLFK; encoded by the coding sequence ATGGCAAAAAAAAATAATACTCAATATAGGCAATGGCTACCTACATCGGCCAAAGAGGTAAAGGAAAGAGCTTGGGACGAATTGGATGTTATCCTGTTTAGTGGAGATGCGTATGTAGATCATCCTTCCTTTGGAACATCGGTTATTGGTCGTATTTTAGAAAAAGAAGGTTTAAAAGTTGCTATTGTTCCACAACCTAACTGGCGGGACGATTTACGAGATTTCAAAAAGCTGGGACAACCAAAGCTATTTTTTGGTATTTCTGCCGGAAATATGGACTCCATGGTTAATCATTATACAGCAAACAGAAGATTGCGACATGATGATGCATACACTCCCGGAGGTAAGCATGGTTTTCGTCCGGACAAACCTACAATAGTCTACTCTCAAATACTAAAGAAATTATTTCCGGACACCCCCATAATAATTGGAGGAATAGAAGCTTCGTTACGAAGATTAACCCATTACGATTACTGGGAAGATAAATTATGTCCCAGCATATTGTGCGATAGTAATGCCGATTTGCTTGTTTATGGAATGGGAGAAAAGCCTCTGAAAGAAATTGTGCGATTACTAAAAAGAGGAGTTCCCTTTTATTCACTTACTAATATTCCTCAAACCTCGTTCCTGATTAATAAAGATGAAAAATATGCAAGCAAAAAACAATGGGAAAGCTTACAGATAAATTCTCATGAAGATTGCCTTTCTGATAAAAAAAAGTTTGCAGCAAACTTTCGCCATATCGAAGAGGAATCGAATGCAATGCAGGCCAAAAAGTTAATCCAGAATTACAAAGACCAGCAAATTATTGTAAATCCACCTTATAAGGTGATGACTGAAAAAGAGTTGGATGCAGTATTCGACCTGCCATATACTCGCTTGCCGCACCCAAGATATAAAGGAAAAACTATTCCTTCGTTCGACATGATAAAGTTTTCGGTAAACCTGCATCGTGGATGTTTTGGCGGCTGTGCTTTCTGTACCATATCGGCTCATCAGGGTAAATTTATTGCCAATCGTTCCGAAAAATCAATACTAAAAGAGGTGGAACAAATCACTAAAATGGATGGTTTTAAAGGATATTTATCCGATTTAGGTGGTCCTTCGGCTAATATGTACCAAATGAAAGGTATTGATGAATCGATTTGCAAAAACTGCAAAAGACCTTCCTGTGTGCATCCTAATGTGTGTGCGAATTTAAATACCGACCATAAGCCTTTGCTCGACATTTACAGGAAAGCCGATAAAGTTCCCGGAATAAAAAAATCCTTTATAGGAAGTGGTGTGCGTTACGATTTAATGATGCATAAAACAAAAAATGAGTCTATTAATAAATCGAATAAAGAGTATGCTATCGAGCTAATTAAAAATCATGTTTCCGGAAGACTAAAGGTTGCACCCGAACACACTTCCGACGAAGTTTTAAATGTGATGAGAAAGCCTTCGTTTAAACTTTTTTACGAACTAAAAAACTTATTCGATAGCATAAACAAAAAAGAAGGAATGAACCAACAGTTAATTCCCTATTTTATTTCCAGTCACCCAGGAAGTCATGCTGCCGACATGGCCGATTTGGCAATAAAAACCAAGGAACTGGATTTTAAACTGGAACAGGTTCAGGATTTTACCCCCACACCCATGACTGTGGCAACGGTTATTTACTATTCTGGTTATCATCCATATACCTTAAAAAAAGTATATACTGCCAAATCGAAAAAAGAAAAATTATCGCAACGTAAATTCTTATTCTGGTACAAAAGAGAATATCGCGAAGCAATTAAAAACGAATTAACTATGATGGGTAAAAAGGATATGATCAACAAATTATTTAAGTAG
- the hisJ gene encoding histidinol-phosphatase HisJ yields MTYFSFHTHSSFCDGKMSPESYVLQAISIGMSSIGFSSHAPLRDNFVWAMKSDNLDSYLSEIKRLKNKYKGEINIFLSLEIDYIPRVSKSIAKWKEECALDYTIGSVHLVKADSESEFWFLDGPDSNYSKGIKELFNGDVKKAVGSYYNQVIEMIKEQKPDVIGHIDKVKMNNKNNFFKENEDWYVDLLDRTLASVEESNCIVEVNTRGLYKKKSQELFPDSYFLEECYRRQIPLTISSDAHHPAELIEGFDYTIKRLKDIGFESVYIFRGGVWIAEAI; encoded by the coding sequence ATGACTTATTTTTCTTTTCATACACACTCTTCGTTTTGCGATGGTAAAATGTCGCCCGAATCTTATGTCTTACAAGCTATCAGCATAGGAATGAGTTCAATTGGTTTTTCGTCTCATGCTCCTTTGCGCGATAATTTTGTGTGGGCCATGAAATCAGATAATTTAGATTCCTATTTATCCGAAATAAAAAGACTTAAAAACAAGTACAAAGGAGAAATAAATATTTTTCTTTCTCTGGAGATAGACTATATTCCTAGAGTAAGTAAATCTATTGCCAAGTGGAAAGAGGAGTGTGCTTTAGATTACACAATTGGATCTGTTCATCTGGTTAAAGCTGATTCGGAAAGTGAATTTTGGTTTTTAGATGGTCCGGACAGCAATTATAGTAAGGGAATTAAAGAATTATTTAATGGAGATGTAAAAAAAGCTGTTGGTTCATATTACAATCAGGTAATTGAAATGATAAAAGAACAAAAGCCTGATGTTATTGGTCATATCGATAAAGTAAAAATGAACAATAAAAATAATTTTTTTAAAGAAAATGAAGATTGGTATGTTGATCTTCTTGATAGAACTTTGGCAAGCGTAGAAGAATCTAATTGTATTGTAGAAGTAAATACTCGCGGTTTGTACAAGAAGAAATCTCAAGAATTGTTTCCCGATTCTTATTTTCTGGAAGAGTGTTATAGAAGACAAATACCGCTTACGATTAGTTCCGATGCCCATCATCCTGCAGAATTAATTGAAGGATTCGATTATACAATAAAAAGACTGAAAGATATTGGTTTCGAGAGTGTTTATATCTTTCGCGGAGGAGTATGGATAGCAGAGGCAATTTAA
- a CDS encoding GNAT family N-acyltransferase produces the protein MKLVDPKDLLKASESLNWFGGESFAKLLMYILKLNKLNDLYSANCRKDGIDFIDALIDDLGIKFEIDEEELKRIPKEGPFISISNHPFGGIDGIILIKIICMVRPDFRAMANFLLKKIEPIQDYFLGVNPFETRKGAASSTGGLKEALRHLSDGKPLGIFPAGEVSSYQSETHNITDKQWMPSILKFIKKAEVPVVPIYFQGSNSLIFHLLGMIHPTLRTVKLPSELLNKKNKTIRIRIGNIISVKDQKDFTDINQYGRFLRAKTYMLGTPIEVKKFYKFKRRTKKEKVEELIAPVDPKIIFSEVESLNEDYMLFKSRSYVVYCAPSSKLPNILTELGRLREITFREVGEGTNQSIDVDEYDLYYHQLFIWDEENRKIVGAYRVGKGNEILSGYGLKGFYLQSLFKMSKQFQPVLNQSLELGRSFIVKEYQRKPMPLFLLWKGILYFLLKNPESRYLIGPVSISNQYSDLSKDLIIKFIMSNYFNYELGQLVKPRKQFKVKTTDLDIDILLETAKSDINKLDKLIGDFEITNDKLPVLLKKYISLNAKIIGFNIDPNFNDCLDGFIVIDLFDVPVKVIESLSKEFNDDTILQRFSSEEIEF, from the coding sequence ATGAAATTAGTCGATCCTAAAGATTTGCTGAAAGCTAGTGAAAGTCTTAATTGGTTTGGGGGAGAGAGTTTTGCTAAATTGTTAATGTACATTCTTAAGTTAAACAAACTTAACGATTTGTATTCTGCTAACTGTCGCAAAGATGGAATAGATTTTATTGATGCTTTAATTGACGATCTTGGAATTAAATTTGAAATTGATGAGGAGGAATTAAAGAGAATTCCCAAAGAAGGACCATTTATTAGTATTTCCAATCATCCTTTTGGAGGAATAGATGGCATTATATTAATAAAAATAATTTGTATGGTTCGTCCCGATTTTAGGGCAATGGCAAATTTTTTATTAAAAAAGATAGAACCTATTCAGGATTATTTTTTAGGTGTTAATCCTTTCGAAACCCGCAAAGGTGCTGCTTCGAGTACCGGAGGTTTAAAAGAGGCATTAAGACATTTAAGCGATGGGAAACCATTGGGAATTTTTCCGGCAGGAGAAGTTTCTTCTTATCAGTCCGAAACACATAATATTACCGATAAGCAATGGATGCCTTCTATCCTGAAGTTTATTAAAAAGGCAGAAGTTCCGGTGGTGCCAATTTATTTTCAGGGAAGTAATAGTTTGATATTTCATCTTTTAGGAATGATTCATCCTACTTTAAGAACCGTGAAATTGCCTTCCGAATTACTTAATAAAAAGAACAAAACCATACGCATAAGAATAGGGAATATTATCTCTGTAAAAGATCAAAAAGATTTTACGGATATTAATCAATACGGACGTTTTCTTCGTGCAAAAACCTATATGCTGGGCACTCCCATAGAGGTAAAAAAGTTTTACAAATTTAAGCGCAGAACAAAAAAAGAAAAAGTAGAGGAGCTTATTGCACCTGTCGATCCGAAAATAATTTTCTCCGAAGTAGAGAGTTTGAACGAGGATTACATGTTGTTTAAGAGTCGTTCTTATGTTGTGTACTGTGCTCCTTCTTCCAAGTTGCCTAATATTTTAACAGAACTGGGGCGACTGCGTGAAATTACTTTTCGTGAGGTAGGGGAAGGAACCAATCAAAGTATAGATGTTGACGAGTACGATTTGTATTATCATCAACTTTTTATCTGGGATGAAGAGAATCGTAAAATTGTAGGAGCCTATCGGGTAGGAAAAGGAAATGAAATTTTATCGGGATATGGCCTTAAAGGCTTTTATTTGCAAAGTCTCTTTAAAATGAGCAAGCAATTTCAACCTGTATTAAATCAATCGCTCGAATTAGGTCGCTCGTTTATTGTTAAGGAATATCAGCGAAAGCCAATGCCTTTGTTTTTATTATGGAAAGGGATATTATATTTTCTCCTTAAAAATCCTGAATCTAGATATTTAATTGGTCCGGTGAGTATTAGTAATCAATATTCAGACTTATCTAAGGATTTGATAATTAAGTTTATCATGTCTAATTATTTTAATTATGAATTAGGTCAGTTGGTTAAGCCCCGAAAGCAATTTAAAGTTAAAACTACCGATTTAGATATTGACATTTTATTGGAAACAGCAAAGAGTGATATCAATAAATTAGACAAGCTGATTGGTGATTTTGAGATTACAAATGATAAGCTGCCAGTCTTGTTAAAGAAGTATATTTCCTTAAATGCCAAGATTATAGGTTTTAATATCGATCCTAATTTTAATGATTGCCTGGATGGTTTTATTGTAATTGATCTTTTCGATGTGCCGGTTAAGGTAATTGAGTCTTTATCAAAGGAATTTAACGATGATACAATTCTACAGAGATTTTCTTCGGAAGAAATAGAGTTTTAG
- a CDS encoding LysE family transporter, translated as MDFQYIFKGIVVGLMVSIPLGPIGVLIIQKTIQKGKLAGFISGMGAAVADMFYATVAAFGLGIVLNFIKTQEFYLQLIGSVFLVYVGMRIFLTNPVKQIRGAKKTGKKGMLGDFLSIFFLTASNPIAVFVFVAVFAGASIFGSNPTLRIELFLILGVLLGGALWWYTLSTIINAFRKKFRLKQLFWINKISGIIIAVLGLLAFLACFEPIKSFIHS; from the coding sequence TTGGACTTTCAATATATTTTTAAAGGCATTGTTGTTGGCTTAATGGTTTCTATACCTTTGGGTCCAATTGGTGTGTTAATCATTCAAAAGACAATACAAAAAGGGAAGCTTGCCGGTTTTATTTCCGGAATGGGTGCTGCTGTTGCCGATATGTTTTATGCAACGGTTGCAGCATTTGGCTTAGGGATTGTGCTGAATTTTATAAAAACACAGGAGTTTTATTTGCAATTAATAGGTAGCGTTTTTCTGGTTTATGTGGGCATGCGAATTTTTCTCACCAATCCGGTAAAGCAAATTCGAGGTGCTAAAAAAACAGGTAAAAAAGGTATGCTCGGCGATTTTTTATCTATCTTTTTTCTGACTGCATCGAATCCAATTGCGGTATTTGTTTTTGTGGCTGTATTCGCCGGAGCATCTATTTTTGGTAGTAATCCAACCCTAAGAATTGAGTTGTTTTTAATTCTCGGAGTATTGTTGGGTGGCGCACTTTGGTGGTACACTCTTTCAACAATTATTAATGCTTTCCGTAAAAAATTCAGGTTAAAACAATTGTTCTGGATCAATAAAATATCCGGAATTATTATTGCTGTTTTAGGTCTGCTCGCATTTTTGGCTTGTTTCGAGCCTATTAAGTCTTTTATTCATTCTTAG